The nucleotide sequence TCAATATGCGGACTTACACCGGTTCCTTCCCAATTGGTATTGGTGATAGGATTGATAGCACGTCCGGTTGGAACCCAAACCATAAATCGATCGGTTGCAATTACAGATCCGCCGGGATGAGCTCCACCGCCGGTAGTTTCACCAATTAATGTTGCCCTTTCCAGATTTTTCAGATTGTAACTGAACTCTTCAGCCGCCGAAAATGTTCGGCCACTGGTAAGAACGTAAACGGGAGTGTCCGGACTTCTTTTTCCGTAGACATGAGGCAGCGTCCATGTTTGAGAATTTGAATCGTTAGGACGCCAGTAAAAATTATTGAGATGTACCGGCTCACTTCCGAAGAGATAACTGGTGATAAGCTGTATCATCGCCGGACTGCCGCCACCGTTTTGCCGGAGGTCAATGATGATCGCATCACTGCTACTCAAAAAATTCATTGCAGCGACCGCTGTCTCTCCGGCGTACTCTACGTTAGAAAAGCTGCGAAGATCGAGGTATCCAATATTACCGCTTAGGATCTTAAGCTCCTGAAATCCGAAGTTGTTACGCTTCATACTACTTACCCATCGATTGAGAAGCTGCAAACTGTCTTCGGCTGAAACGGCTTCAATTTGTTCGGCAATTTGACGAGGAGCAAAGGTGACGCGAAGGTGCTTGTCTTTACTAACTTCCTGAAGATCTTGGGTGAGCATATTGGCAAACTCCTGTGGATCATCGATCGAATTATAGCTGCCGCTTTTTAATTTGGTTTTAAGTCCGGCAGCCATATTTTCGGCTACTTGAGGAAATACATAATTGTGGATCAATTTACTGGATACCGAATCTATAACGGTAGATCGTTCCGTGCCTGTTAACGGATCTATTGGTTGTTGAGCTTTTAAAACTGACACGAAAAGCAACAATAAACTTGTTGCAATAAAGGTGGAAAAATGAATTGCTTTCATAATAATTTGATTTAAGTGCAATTGGCTCTGATCTTATTTAGGATCGTTTCCAATTGCTTTTGTTCGTTTTTTGTGATTCCTTTTAATGATGAATTTCGATTGTTCTGAATGATAGGTGGAAGTGTTTTAAGGACTTCCTTTCCTTTGGCTGTGATTTGCAGCCTGAAGCGCCTTCTGTCGTCCGGATTTATTGATCGCGATAGATATTCCTTCTGAACCATGGTGTTGATCATACGGGTTAAGGAGGCATTATCCTTAAAGAC is from Constantimarinum furrinae and encodes:
- a CDS encoding S41 family peptidase; this encodes MKAIHFSTFIATSLLLLFVSVLKAQQPIDPLTGTERSTVIDSVSSKLIHNYVFPQVAENMAAGLKTKLKSGSYNSIDDPQEFANMLTQDLQEVSKDKHLRVTFAPRQIAEQIEAVSAEDSLQLLNRWVSSMKRNNFGFQELKILSGNIGYLDLRSFSNVEYAGETAVAAMNFLSSSDAIIIDLRQNGGGSPAMIQLITSYLFGSEPVHLNNFYWRPNDSNSQTWTLPHVYGKRSPDTPVYVLTSGRTFSAAEEFSYNLKNLERATLIGETTGGGAHPGGSVIATDRFMVWVPTGRAINPITNTNWEGTGVSPHIEVPAQEALETAHIKALEDLSIKNKDPELANFYRWNIDGLQAQLNPVTIDAKHLKEFAGNYGPRKVSFNEGKLYYQREDGPKYALIPLNESTFILDGLSYFRIKFLKEKGKVVAVEGQYDDGRTDKNLRTK
- a CDS encoding MarR family winged helix-turn-helix transcriptional regulator, whose translation is MHIALPSETVFHSIESTIRAYRKYSQKNISEALSDITIDQGMILLFLDRYPELTQNEIADLVFKDNASLTRMINTMVQKEYLSRSINPDDRRRFRLQITAKGKEVLKTLPPIIQNNRNSSLKGITKNEQKQLETILNKIRANCT